A window of Leptotrichia wadei contains these coding sequences:
- a CDS encoding 6-phospho-beta-glucosidase, with protein sequence MGFRKDFLWGGATAANQLEGAYNVDGRGLANVDFSPVGEDRLAVITGERKMLEFDDEHFYPAKGAIDFYHRYKEDIALFAEMGFKTYRMSIAWTRIFPNGDEETPNEKGLEFYENVFKECRKYGIEPLVTITHFDFPIHLIKEYGGWRNRKVIDFYKRLCTVIFTRYKGLVKYWLTFNEINILLHAPFMGAGIVFEEGENKNQVLYTAAHNELVASAWATKIGHEIDPENKIGCMLAAGKFYPLTSKPEDVWTALEKDRENYFFIDVQARGYYPAYAKKFFERENINIGITNEDEQILRENPVDFVSFSYYTTRCISAEADRLGEGNLLKTMRNPYIEVTDWGWGLDPLGFRTTINEIYDRYQKPLFVVENGLGAVDVPDADGYVEDDYRIDYLRNHIKAMKEAVELDGVELLGYTTWGPIDLVSAGTGEMKKRYGFIYVDRDNDGNGTLKRSKKKSFDWYKKVIASNGEDLD encoded by the coding sequence ATGGGATTTAGAAAAGACTTTTTATGGGGCGGAGCTACTGCTGCAAATCAGCTTGAAGGAGCTTATAATGTGGATGGAAGAGGGCTTGCCAATGTAGATTTTTCGCCAGTTGGGGAAGATAGGCTTGCTGTAATTACTGGGGAGAGAAAAATGCTGGAATTTGACGATGAGCATTTTTATCCTGCTAAAGGGGCGATTGATTTTTATCATAGATATAAGGAAGATATTGCATTGTTTGCTGAAATGGGATTTAAGACTTATAGAATGTCGATTGCGTGGACTCGTATTTTCCCAAATGGAGATGAAGAAACTCCGAATGAAAAAGGGCTTGAATTTTATGAAAATGTATTTAAGGAATGTAGAAAATATGGCATTGAGCCATTGGTTACAATAACGCACTTTGATTTCCCTATTCATTTAATCAAGGAATATGGAGGATGGAGAAACAGGAAAGTTATTGATTTCTACAAAAGATTGTGTACTGTAATTTTCACTAGATATAAAGGACTTGTAAAATACTGGCTTACATTTAATGAAATTAATATTTTATTACACGCACCATTTATGGGAGCAGGAATTGTTTTTGAAGAAGGGGAAAATAAAAATCAGGTTTTATATACTGCGGCACACAACGAATTAGTGGCAAGTGCTTGGGCTACAAAGATTGGACATGAAATTGACCCTGAAAATAAAATTGGATGTATGCTTGCGGCCGGGAAATTTTATCCACTTACTTCAAAGCCGGAAGATGTATGGACTGCACTTGAAAAAGACAGAGAAAATTATTTTTTCATAGATGTACAGGCTCGTGGATATTATCCTGCCTATGCTAAGAAATTTTTTGAAAGAGAAAATATAAACATTGGAATTACAAATGAAGATGAGCAAATTTTGAGGGAAAATCCAGTTGATTTTGTTAGTTTTTCATATTACACAACTCGTTGTATCTCTGCTGAAGCCGATAGACTTGGAGAAGGAAACTTGCTAAAAACAATGAGAAATCCATATATTGAAGTGACAGACTGGGGATGGGGGCTAGATCCGTTAGGATTTAGAACGACAATAAATGAAATTTATGACAGATACCAAAAACCGTTGTTTGTTGTGGAAAACGGGCTTGGAGCTGTGGATGTTCCAGATGCAGATGGATATGTGGAAGATGATTATAGAATTGACTATTTGAGAAATCATATAAAGGCAATGAAGGAAGCGGTTGAACTGGATGGAGTGGAACTTCTAGGATATACAACTTGGGGACCTATCGACTTAGTAAGTGCGGGGACTGGAGAAATGAAAAAACGTTACGGATTTATCTATGTAGATAGAGATAACGATGGAAATGGAACATTGAAGAGAAGCAAGAAAAAATCATTTGACTGGTATAAAAAGGTTATTGCAAGTAATGGAGAAGATTTGGATTAG
- a CDS encoding transposase, with the protein MVENMSFNEETDTYTCANNRELEFRHVSKQKNKSGYISEKKVYGCTNCAGCPLAEKCKMTPHNKKLYVADNFLRFRKQSQENIATEKGIILRMNRSIQVEGQFSRI; encoded by the coding sequence GTGGTGGAAAACATGTCATTCAATGAAGAAACCGATACATATACGTGTGCAAATAATCGGGAACTTGAATTCAGGCATGTTTCAAAACAAAAAAATAAAAGCGGATATATATCGGAAAAGAAAGTATACGGATGTACTAACTGTGCGGGATGTCCACTTGCAGAAAAATGTAAAATGACACCACATAACAAAAAACTTTATGTAGCCGATAATTTTTTAAGATTCAGAAAACAGTCACAGGAAAATATAGCAACAGAAAAAGGGATAATACTTAGAATGAACAGGAGTATTCAGGTTGAGGGGCAATTTAGCAGAATATGA
- a CDS encoding glucose-1-phosphate adenylyltransferase: MKVLAMILAGGRGSRLDILSEKRVKPSVPFAGKFRIIDFALSNCSNSGIYDVALLTQYLPLSLNEHIGSGKPWDFDRRDSSITMLQPHEKLGGNSWYQGTADAIRQNIDFIKSKNPKYVLILSGDHIYKMDYRWMLKEHEENEAELTIAVQPVPIEEASRFGIFEVDKDKKILNFEEKPAEPKSNLASMGIYIFNTDSLLEYLEKLENSDLDFGKHVIPSMIQEDRKVYVHTYDSYWKDVGTYDSYLEANLDLIKKSEEVGINLYDQGWKIYTRSEDLAPVRIGVTGSVQNSLICNGCKIEGSVENSVLGPGVTVRKGATVRNSIIFSGTYVDENSHLDTIIADKKTYIGKNSFIGNGNANIPNKERPDLLSSGITVIGKGVVIPDGSIVGKNVRIFAEVKVHDDNRLIEPGETIKW; this comes from the coding sequence ATGAAAGTTTTAGCTATGATTTTAGCTGGTGGAAGAGGTTCAAGACTTGATATTCTATCAGAAAAAAGAGTTAAACCAAGTGTTCCTTTTGCTGGAAAATTTAGAATAATAGATTTTGCACTCAGTAACTGTTCAAATTCAGGTATTTACGATGTTGCATTACTTACTCAATATTTGCCACTGTCATTAAATGAACATATCGGTTCTGGAAAACCTTGGGATTTTGACAGAAGAGATTCCAGTATTACAATGTTACAACCACACGAAAAGCTTGGAGGAAACTCTTGGTATCAAGGAACTGCAGATGCTATTAGACAAAATATTGACTTTATTAAAAGTAAAAATCCAAAATACGTATTAATCTTATCAGGAGATCATATTTATAAAATGGATTACAGATGGATGTTAAAAGAACATGAAGAAAATGAAGCTGAATTAACAATAGCTGTACAACCTGTACCTATTGAAGAAGCAAGCAGATTTGGTATTTTTGAAGTTGATAAAGATAAAAAAATATTAAACTTTGAAGAAAAACCTGCAGAACCAAAAAGTAATTTAGCTTCAATGGGAATTTATATTTTTAATACTGATTCTTTACTAGAATATCTTGAAAAATTAGAAAATAGCGATTTAGATTTTGGAAAACATGTTATTCCTTCAATGATTCAAGAAGATAGAAAAGTTTATGTTCATACTTATGACAGTTATTGGAAAGATGTAGGAACTTATGATTCATACTTGGAAGCAAATTTGGACTTAATCAAAAAATCTGAAGAAGTTGGAATTAACTTGTACGACCAAGGATGGAAAATTTATACAAGAAGTGAAGACTTAGCGCCAGTAAGAATTGGAGTTACAGGAAGTGTTCAAAATTCACTAATCTGTAATGGATGTAAAATTGAAGGAAGTGTTGAAAATTCAGTATTAGGACCAGGTGTTACTGTTAGAAAAGGGGCAACTGTTAGAAATAGTATAATTTTTTCTGGAACTTACGTAGATGAAAATTCTCACCTAGATACAATTATTGCCGATAAAAAAACATATATTGGTAAAAACTCATTTATAGGAAATGGAAATGCAAATATTCCAAATAAAGAACGTCCAGATTTATTATCTTCAGGAATTACAGTTATTGGAAAAGGTGTAGTTATACCTGATGGATCAATTGTTGGTAAGAATGTAAGAATTTTTGCTGAAGTAAAAGTACATGATGACAATAGATTAATAGAACCAGGAGAAACTATTAAATGGTAA
- a CDS encoding VOC family protein translates to MKINHVAIYVKNLEKTREFYEKYFEARANEKYHNKNTGLQTYFLTFPDSEARLEIMSRPELSERNDKIMNEGFIHLAFSVGNKENVDKLTKRLINDGFKCLSGPRTTGDGYYESVVEDCEGNLIEITE, encoded by the coding sequence ATGAAAATAAATCATGTAGCAATTTATGTAAAAAATTTGGAAAAAACAAGGGAATTTTATGAGAAATATTTTGAAGCAAGGGCAAATGAGAAATATCATAATAAAAATACTGGATTACAGACTTATTTCCTAACTTTTCCTGATAGTGAAGCACGGCTTGAAATAATGTCACGTCCTGAACTTTCGGAAAGAAACGATAAAATAATGAATGAAGGCTTTATCCATCTTGCTTTTAGCGTTGGGAACAAAGAAAATGTTGATAAATTGACAAAAAGACTTATAAATGATGGATTTAAATGTTTAAGTGGACCTAGGACGACTGGAGATGGTTATTATGAGAGCGTTGTTGAGGATTGTGAAGGGAATTTGATAGAAATAACTGAATGA
- a CDS encoding tetratricopeptide repeat protein, giving the protein MTGKEKEVKENRIQELLVKREEYLNNGEIEKEIEVLRELRVLFRRIFGQESEENVKILTELGNALKYVGKFDESVRLLTKAENIILEIYGENSLPYVTCNANLAEVYRVMMNYEKVEEKYHKAIKIYKKNNFQNGYIFAGICNNLGLFYEENGRYQDSVKWQKKSLIILQDLEDSEIQGAIILSNMVKPYLKLDEKKMAENIVDEVLKILKRRVGEGSNLYLNILNNFINAYFENKNYKKTLELLEKCEKISKDVFGIENENYKAILEKIKIVKNKIDKNKMEKYVWKKQIVKKVKK; this is encoded by the coding sequence ATGACTGGAAAAGAAAAGGAAGTAAAAGAAAATAGGATTCAGGAATTGCTTGTGAAAAGGGAAGAGTATTTGAATAATGGGGAAATTGAGAAGGAAATTGAGGTTTTGAGAGAATTGAGGGTGTTGTTTAGAAGAATTTTTGGGCAGGAGAGTGAAGAAAATGTGAAAATTTTGACGGAATTGGGGAATGCGTTGAAATATGTGGGGAAATTTGATGAGTCGGTAAGATTATTGACGAAGGCGGAAAATATTATTTTGGAGATTTATGGTGAAAACAGTCTTCCGTATGTGACTTGTAATGCTAATCTTGCTGAAGTTTACAGGGTTATGATGAATTATGAAAAAGTTGAGGAAAAATATCATAAGGCGATAAAAATTTATAAAAAAAATAATTTTCAAAATGGATATATATTTGCTGGAATTTGTAATAATTTGGGGCTTTTTTATGAGGAAAATGGTCGGTATCAGGATTCGGTGAAATGGCAAAAAAAAAGTTTGATAATATTGCAGGATCTGGAAGATAGTGAGATTCAGGGAGCAATTATATTGAGCAATATGGTAAAGCCTTATTTGAAACTTGATGAAAAAAAGATGGCAGAAAATATAGTAGATGAAGTGTTGAAAATATTAAAGAGACGAGTTGGAGAAGGCAGTAATCTCTATTTAAATATTTTGAATAATTTTATAAATGCTTATTTTGAAAATAAAAATTATAAAAAGACATTGGAATTACTGGAAAAATGTGAAAAAATTTCTAAAGATGTTTTTGGAATTGAAAATGAAAATTATAAAGCAATTTTAGAAAAAATAAAAATTGTGAAAAATAAAATTGATAAAAATAAAATGGAAAAGTATGTATGGAAAAAACAAATTGTAAAAAAAGTAAAAAAATAA
- a CDS encoding glycogen synthase, whose protein sequence is MKIVYLASEVAPFYKSGGLADVLGALPKKMQELGHEVSIIMPKYDIIPLKYLEKLEWVARLESHGDVFNLVRYPDDKINYYFIENKALYERGHVYGDFDQDVQYAMFSELALRFLKEINLQADILHCNDWQTGPVPYFLNVRYNYDPFYWDMRTVYSIHNLMYQGRFSKYSFERMGYYMDDRNDLNFMEIGIGYGDVVNTVSPTYAEEIKYAYFGEGLEWITNRKYIHGILNGIDTDVFNPETTKGIIHFNKESLDKKRENKYLLQEKLGLPKSDVALISIISRLVEGKGLDLVSAALENLLQYDAVQIVILGSGDKFYEDYYNHLAWKYPDKFKVYLGYNGQLANEIYAGSDMFLMPSRYEPCGLSQMIAMRFGTIPIVRETGGLKDSVKPYNIFTDEGNGFSFTNFNADDMLFTIKVAEGIYYDRPDIWEKLVKRNMDLDFSWDRSAKEYEKLYELAKSY, encoded by the coding sequence TTGAAAATTGTATATTTGGCATCTGAAGTGGCTCCGTTTTATAAATCTGGTGGATTAGCCGATGTTCTTGGTGCATTGCCTAAAAAAATGCAGGAATTGGGACATGAAGTTTCTATAATAATGCCTAAATATGACATAATACCATTAAAGTATCTTGAAAAACTAGAATGGGTTGCAAGACTTGAGAGTCATGGAGATGTATTTAATTTGGTAAGATATCCTGATGACAAAATAAATTATTATTTTATTGAAAATAAAGCATTATACGAAAGAGGACATGTTTATGGAGATTTTGACCAAGATGTTCAATATGCGATGTTTTCAGAATTGGCACTCAGATTCTTAAAGGAAATTAATTTACAGGCTGATATTTTACACTGTAACGATTGGCAAACTGGTCCAGTTCCATATTTTTTAAATGTCAGATATAATTATGATCCATTTTACTGGGACATGAGAACTGTTTATTCAATTCACAATCTAATGTATCAAGGTAGATTTTCTAAATATTCATTTGAAAGAATGGGATATTATATGGATGATAGAAATGATCTAAACTTCATGGAAATCGGAATAGGATATGGTGATGTAGTAAATACAGTAAGTCCGACTTATGCTGAAGAAATAAAATATGCATATTTTGGTGAAGGGCTTGAATGGATCACAAACAGAAAATATATTCATGGTATTTTAAACGGAATAGATACAGATGTATTTAACCCTGAAACAACAAAAGGGATAATTCACTTTAATAAAGAATCTTTAGATAAAAAACGAGAAAATAAATACTTATTACAAGAAAAATTAGGACTTCCAAAATCAGATGTTGCTCTAATTTCAATAATTTCAAGACTTGTTGAAGGAAAGGGATTGGATCTAGTATCTGCAGCTCTTGAAAATCTACTGCAATATGATGCAGTCCAAATTGTAATTTTAGGAAGTGGAGATAAATTTTACGAAGACTATTATAACCATCTAGCTTGGAAGTATCCTGATAAATTCAAAGTTTATCTTGGTTATAATGGACAGCTTGCAAATGAAATTTATGCTGGAAGCGACATGTTTTTAATGCCTTCAAGATATGAACCTTGTGGACTTAGTCAAATGATTGCAATGAGATTTGGAACTATCCCAATCGTAAGGGAAACTGGTGGATTAAAAGATTCTGTCAAACCTTATAACATCTTTACAGACGAAGGAAATGGATTCTCATTCACAAACTTTAATGCAGATGACATGTTATTTACAATAAAAGTTGCAGAAGGAATTTATTATGATAGACCTGATATTTGGGAAAAATTAGTTAAAAGAAATATGGATTTAGATTTTTCTTGGGATAGATCTGCAAAAGAATATGAAAAACTTTATGAATTAGCTAAATCTTATTAA
- a CDS encoding flavin reductase family protein, producing the protein MFKKLEKNGFYYGFPVLLMTTKDKETGKSNVTPLSSSFVLGKSIVVGIGFGNKGFKNIEGGSDVTFNIPDENLYESVKKIEKFTGDTEISEVKQNLGYTYCEDKFKIAGFTELAGEMVNSVRIKECSIHIEAKVTDVQKKDWFAIVTCEIQGIFVDEKIMKDDSHIDTQKWKPLIYKFREYTSTGDRLGLNFNFQEV; encoded by the coding sequence ATGTTTAAAAAATTAGAAAAAAATGGGTTTTATTATGGATTTCCAGTATTACTGATGACTACAAAGGATAAAGAAACAGGCAAAAGCAATGTAACTCCGTTATCATCTTCATTTGTACTTGGAAAATCAATAGTTGTGGGAATAGGATTTGGAAATAAAGGATTTAAGAATATTGAAGGTGGATCGGACGTAACTTTTAATATTCCAGATGAAAACTTGTACGAAAGTGTGAAAAAAATTGAAAAATTTACAGGCGATACAGAAATATCAGAAGTAAAGCAAAATCTTGGGTATACATATTGTGAAGATAAGTTTAAGATTGCAGGATTCACTGAACTAGCTGGTGAAATGGTAAATTCTGTGAGAATAAAGGAGTGTTCAATTCACATAGAGGCAAAAGTTACAGATGTTCAAAAAAAAGACTGGTTTGCCATAGTAACCTGCGAAATACAGGGGATTTTTGTCGATGAAAAAATAATGAAGGATGATTCTCACATTGATACTCAAAAATGGAAACCATTAATTTATAAATTTAGGGAATATACCTCAACAGGCGATAGATTGGGATTGAATTTTAATTTTCAGGAAGTTTAG
- the ylxM gene encoding YlxM family DNA-binding protein, with protein MDKLDDFLKYSVLFSYYGELFPKKKREYLELYLEENSSLSEIAEQCGVTRQAVFDNIKKGVRKLDEYENKLGIFKKEKELKKKLEYLKKNFTMENLDKIIEDFDYAE; from the coding sequence ATGGATAAATTAGATGATTTTTTAAAATATTCTGTATTATTTTCCTATTATGGCGAACTTTTTCCAAAGAAAAAGAGAGAATATTTAGAACTTTATCTGGAAGAAAACAGTTCTCTTTCAGAAATTGCAGAGCAATGTGGAGTTACGAGACAAGCAGTTTTTGATAATATAAAAAAGGGAGTTCGGAAACTGGATGAATATGAAAATAAACTTGGAATATTTAAAAAGGAAAAGGAACTGAAAAAGAAATTGGAATATTTGAAAAAGAATTTTACTATGGAGAATCTAGATAAAATAATAGAAGATTTTGATTATGCAGAATAG